The region TTTCTAGCTCACATAAATATCTCTACCTTAATTTGAGCTATCTATCTTGTAGTCATAATAGCCCTCTCTTATAAACAAATTACTATAATTGTTGATTCAAGAGAAACATTAATGCTTCCCCAAATTAGAAGagattccattaaaaataaaaagtagattttacaaaaagaataaCTATGTGACTACAACTCCAGCAGTGAGAGTCTCCCTAATATCAATAGCTCTTTCAGAAGGGTGGATTTTCTCTCTGGGTTCTGTCACTGTTTTAGAAAGATCTAGGTAAACTTATGAACACTTATGATAAGATTTCAGTATATCGCTTAAGAAATTGAAAGGGAGATTACTTAAGTCATATATACTGTCCCTTACAACAAGAAGCTTCTACACTTATTTAAATCTGGTACTTTCTGCTGAGTCAGGAAGAACAACTAAGTTGATCATCAGACATGACAAAACCAAAGTATCTAATTAAAAAAACCATTAAGAAGAGGGAAAATCTGTCAGACTGTGAGTATATATATGGGTAACTATTAGCAGGGAACTCCAGAAGAAGTCAACATGGAGAAGAACAGACAAACATCAGACCAAAGCCATAAATGACATTTGGCAGTCAGGAGAGCCAGAAACACAGCAGTAAAGGAAATGAACTTTATGTATCTTTTTGTACCTCATGCTGTCTCTTCCTCACATAAAATTGACTCAACACTAATCAATGTTATTTATCCACATTGTCTTTTTTCCTGAAGGAACTAACACTCATGCTCCAAGAGTTACATTAAATCAACAATAAGGAGATAATAGTCTCTATTGACTTCTTCCAGGCCATTCCAAACTATAATGAAGAATTTGGGACCTTCATTCACGTTTTTACATCTGAGATCAATTTCTTGCTCCACAACTTTCTCATGGCACTTTTCACTTCTGCATTCCTCAGCGTATAAATCAGAGGGTTGAGCAAAGGTGTTCCAAGTGTATAAAACACAGCTATCATCTTATCCATGGGGAATGTGGTTGCAGGgcgtgtgtatataaatatgcaaGGTCCAAAGAACAAGATGACCACAATAATGTGGGAGACACAGGTGGAAagtgctttctttcttccttcagcaCTGTGGTTTCTCAGAGAACGCAAGATGATGGCATAGGAGAACATCAGCGTGAAAAAACTCAGTGTACAAATGGCCCCACTGTTGGAAACCAAGAGTAGGTTGACCACATATGTGTCTGAACAGGCTAGTTTCAACAAGGGCTGCAAGTCACAGAAATAGTGGTCAATCACATTGGGGCCACAGAAAGGCAAACGCAAGGCAAGAAATATCTGAGCTAAAGAATGCACACAAGATCCCATCCAGGCCACAGCCACCAACACACCACATACCCGGTGGCTCATGATGGTCACGTAGTGCAGGGGCTTACAGATGGCCACATAGCGGTCAACAGCCATGAGGATAAGGATGAAAATCTCCAGGCAGCCAAAGAAATGGAATGTAAAGACTTGGATCATGCACTCGCTGAAAGAGATAGTGTTATTCTTTGAAAGGGCATC is a window of Gorilla gorilla gorilla isolate KB3781 chromosome 9, NHGRI_mGorGor1-v2.1_pri, whole genome shotgun sequence DNA encoding:
- the LOC101129351 gene encoding olfactory receptor 4C16-like; the protein is MQLNNNATEFILLGLTQDPLWKKIVFVIIFFFYLGTLLGNLLIITTIKTSQTLQSPMYFFLFYLSLSDTCFSTSIAPRMIVDALSKNNTISFSECMIQVFTFHFFGCLEIFILILMAVDRYVAICKPLHYVTIMSHRVCGVLVAVAWMGSCVHSLAQIFLALRLPFCGPNVIDHYFCDLQPLLKLACSDTYVVNLLLVSNSGAICTLSFFTLMFSYAIILRSLRNHSAEGRKKALSTCVSHIIVVILFFGPCIFIYTRPATTFPMDKMIAVFYTLGTPLLNPLIYTLRNAEVKSAMRKLWSKKLISDVKT